From one Pontibacillus sp. HMF3514 genomic stretch:
- a CDS encoding AimR family lysis-lysogeny pheromone receptor, with translation MEDHNPIQEKQTIFKPFRQNGNETSLHIVYKALMARYDSNQALALLRDFCLTSISVENQRRGLELLYMSSFFDELEELIKVNRNSENEENRQWAYIYDIMLERRKTGEKIDPYKILSGLDKIKPLSQEVELLKVFLTVYSYNSLRKNGTVGSYFDTLHELTNTIADPLMAMYFHERLEDFLMFYHLLRNELILCRRYGYRLLNRTHNTFKHCVAHQKLALTYTLESYEQALYHSNEALQIAEQNGYTRLSHVITDKNFPFIAAVNGVYEGITTSDPIEKAHLDIAKGNIDDAVKVLEEIEQPSPFQEYYLGKALNDMDRLLSAYHRFTRSGNHFAAQFPIHEIKRIRKLDIEIMEEHRLA, from the coding sequence ATGGAGGACCACAATCCAATACAAGAGAAACAAACCATTTTTAAGCCCTTCCGGCAAAACGGGAATGAAACATCTCTTCATATTGTATATAAAGCTTTAATGGCAAGATATGATTCGAATCAAGCACTAGCGCTGTTAAGAGACTTTTGTTTAACTTCTATATCCGTTGAAAATCAACGAAGAGGACTTGAGCTTCTTTATATGAGTTCATTTTTCGATGAATTGGAAGAATTAATTAAGGTGAACAGGAATTCGGAAAATGAGGAAAACCGTCAATGGGCTTATATCTATGACATAATGCTTGAAAGAAGAAAGACTGGCGAGAAGATAGATCCATATAAAATTTTATCTGGCCTAGATAAGATCAAACCATTGAGTCAAGAAGTCGAGTTACTTAAGGTGTTTCTTACTGTCTATAGCTATAATAGTCTAAGGAAAAATGGTACAGTAGGTAGTTATTTTGATACCTTACATGAGCTTACGAATACGATAGCGGACCCTTTAATGGCCATGTATTTTCATGAAAGGTTAGAAGATTTTTTAATGTTTTACCACCTCCTTCGTAATGAGCTCATTTTGTGTAGAAGATATGGATACCGTCTTTTAAATAGAACGCATAATACATTTAAACATTGCGTTGCCCATCAAAAGCTGGCATTAACATATACACTTGAAAGTTATGAACAAGCGCTTTATCATTCGAACGAAGCTTTACAAATAGCTGAGCAAAATGGCTACACTCGATTAAGTCACGTTATAACGGATAAAAATTTTCCTTTTATTGCAGCAGTGAACGGCGTATATGAAGGAATTACAACTTCAGATCCTATAGAGAAAGCACACTTAGATATTGCTAAAGGCAATATAGATGATGCTGTAAAAGTTTTAGAGGAAATTGAGCAGCCAAGCCCTTTCCAAGAGTACTATTTAGGTAAAGCTTTGAATGATATGGATCGTTTATTGAGCGCGTACCACCGTTTTACGCGTAGTGGTAACCATTTTGCAGCACAGTTTCCTATTCACGAGATAAAACGTATTCGTAAATTAGATATTGAAATTATGGAAGAACACCGCTTAGCATAA
- a CDS encoding AimR family lysis-lysogeny pheromone receptor, which translates to MENDKQIHDQKAIFEPFRSNGNETSLYIVYKALMARYDSDQALVLLKDFCLTSISSKNQRRGLELLYMSSFFNEVEQMIQINRESENKENHQWAQMYEMIIERRKSGERTDPFKILATLDKIEPFSQDVELLKLFMTLYSYLDLKQYGKVGSYLDTLHELNNKIADPLMAMYFQERLEEFLMFYHFMRNELILSRRYGYRLLNNTNNTFKHSVVHKSLALTYALESYEQAIYHANEALRIAEQYGYTLIIETVKKDNIPFISAVNGRYEGVTTSDPVEQAHLNIARGNIDEAVAYLESIEQPSPFHEYYLGKALNDIDRLLSSYHRFTRAGYYFAAQFPIKEIKRIRKLDTEHIEEDRLA; encoded by the coding sequence ATGGAGAACGACAAGCAAATACATGATCAAAAGGCCATCTTCGAACCCTTTCGAAGTAATGGAAATGAAACGTCTCTTTATATTGTATATAAAGCTTTGATGGCAAGGTATGATTCGGATCAAGCTTTAGTGCTTTTAAAAGACTTTTGTTTAACTTCTATATCATCTAAAAACCAAAGAAGGGGACTTGAGCTTTTATATATGAGCTCCTTTTTTAATGAAGTAGAACAGATGATACAGATAAATAGAGAATCAGAGAACAAGGAAAACCATCAATGGGCTCAAATGTATGAGATGATTATTGAGAGAAGGAAGAGTGGGGAGAGAACAGACCCATTTAAAATATTAGCTACATTAGATAAGATAGAACCATTCAGTCAAGATGTCGAGTTACTTAAGTTATTTATGACGTTGTATAGTTACCTTGATTTAAAGCAGTATGGCAAAGTTGGAAGTTATTTAGATACACTGCATGAGTTAAATAATAAAATAGCAGATCCTTTAATGGCCATGTATTTTCAAGAAAGATTAGAAGAGTTTTTAATGTTTTATCATTTTATGCGCAATGAATTAATCTTAAGTAGAAGGTATGGCTATCGTCTCTTAAATAACACAAACAATACGTTTAAACATAGTGTCGTTCATAAAAGTCTTGCATTAACTTATGCTTTAGAAAGTTACGAGCAAGCAATCTATCATGCAAATGAAGCTTTGCGGATAGCAGAACAATATGGTTACACCTTGATCATTGAAACTGTCAAAAAAGATAATATTCCTTTCATTTCAGCTGTTAACGGAAGATATGAAGGGGTTACGACTTCCGACCCTGTAGAACAAGCTCATTTAAATATTGCTAGAGGGAATATAGATGAAGCTGTAGCCTACTTAGAAAGTATCGAACAACCAAGTCCTTTCCATGAGTATTATCTTGGGAAAGCCTTAAATGATATAGACCGTTTATTAAGTTCGTATCACAGATTTACTCGAGCGGGTTATTATTTTGCAGCACAGTTCCCTATCAAGGAGATCAAACGAATCCGCAAACTAGATACAGAGCACATTGAGGAAGACCGTTTAGCATAA